The following coding sequences are from one Leishmania major strain Friedlin complete genome, chromosome 36 window:
- a CDS encoding putative 40S ribosomal protein SA, producing the protein MSAVESGSKVLRMKESDAQKLLAMRCHIGTRNQSSAMKKYIYGRTAEGSHIIDVHMMWEKLILAARVIAAVENPKDVCVCSSRLYGTRAIYKFSQHVGTSFHGGRFIPGTFTNQIQKKFVQPRVLVVTDPRTDHQAIREASLVNIPVIALCDTDAPLEYVDIAIPCNNRGIKSIGMMYWLLAREVLRLRGTIVRSVPWEEKVDLFFYRDPNEAAEEKAAAAAAAPAAEAEEGFGWVERNDDNAWEA; encoded by the coding sequence ATGTCCGCTGTGGAGTCTGGCTCGAAGGTTCTCCGGAtgaaggagagcgacgcGCAGAAGCTGCTCGCGATGCGCTGCCACATTGGCACGCGCAACCAGAGCAGTGCGATGAAGAAGTACATCTACGGCCGCACGGCGGAGGGCAGCCACATCATTGACGTGCACATGATGTGGGAGAAGCTAATCCTCGCTGCTCGCGTGATCGCTGCTGTGGAGAACCCGAaggacgtgtgcgtgtgctcgtcGCGCCTGtacggcacgcgcgcgatCTACAAGTTCTCGCAGCACGTGGGCACGAGCTTCCACGGGGGCCGCTTCATCCCTGGTACGTTCACGAACCAGATCCAGAAAAAGTTCGTGCAGCcgcgcgtgcttgtggtgACGGACCCGCGCACGGACCACCAGGCCATCCGCGAGGCGTCGCTGGTGAACATCCCTGTGATTGCGCTGTGCGACACGGACGCGCCGCTGGAGTATGTGGACATTGCGATCCCGTGCAACAACCGCGGCATCAAGTCGATCGGCATGATGTACTGGCTGCTTGcgcgcgaggtgctgcgcctgcgcggcacGATTGTGCGCTCTGTGCCGtgggaggagaaggtggaCCTGTTCTTCTACCGCGACCCCAACGAggctgcggaggagaaggccgccgcggccgctgcggcgcccgccgcggaggcggaggagggcttCGGCTGGGTGGAGCgcaacgacgacaacgcGTGGGAGGCGTAA